A window of the Hevea brasiliensis isolate MT/VB/25A 57/8 chromosome 6, ASM3005281v1, whole genome shotgun sequence genome harbors these coding sequences:
- the LOC110634613 gene encoding LOW QUALITY PROTEIN: galactoside 2-alpha-L-fucosyltransferase (The sequence of the model RefSeq protein was modified relative to this genomic sequence to represent the inferred CDS: inserted 1 base in 1 codon; deleted 2 bases in 2 codons): MEVKCVNKILGFCMVRTLTLVACLVAFPTVIMLSVSYQVHVFNLLEGFDKVKILGGIAQNFAQFYVGISHDKLLGGLLASGFDEESCLCRYQSVLYRKPSTKKPSSYLLSKLRDYEKLHKRCGPYTKSYNRTLNLLDSRKISSPSECNYMVWKAQAGLGNRILTMTSAFLYAYLTNRFLLVEHESDVVDLFCEPFPNASWLLPLDFPLKKEFTKLNQAYPRTYGNTLKNNIISPSTDLPPSFVYLFLAFRNDHYDKLFYCEAHQAFLKKIPWLILKSDEYFIPSFFLIPXFEQELDKMFPDKETVFHHLGRYLFHPSNQAWRLITSFYRSNLAKADERISLQIRLFDTEATSFQIVMDQILACILKENLLPEVDKERFLASPSKNQTSKALLITSLYPEFYVNIRNMYWTFPTISGEVIWVYQPSHEQHKKFGDNLRNLKAWVEINLLSMSDVLVTSTWSTFGYVAQGLGGLKPWILYKPENRTTPNPAFCQAMSMEPCFHLPPTEGK; the protein is encoded by the exons ATGGAAGTCAAGTGTGTGAATAAAATCCTGGGGTTCTGTATGGTGAGGACCTTAACGCTGGTTGCTTGCTTGGTAGCTTTCCCAACTGTAATCATGCTCTCTGTGAGTTATCAAGTTCACGTGTTCAATCTACTTGAGGGATTTGATAAAGTCAAGATCCTGGGAGGAATAGctcaaaattttgctcaattttaTGTTGGCATTTCTCATGACAAGCTGCTTGGTGGACTACTAGCTTCAGGATTTGATGAAGAATCCTGCTTATGCAGATACCAGTCTGTCCTATACCGCAAACCTTCCACTAAAAAGCCCTCTTCTTACCTCCTTTCCAAACTACGTGATTATGAAAAA CTTCATAAGCGCTGTGGACCTTACACGAAGTCTTATAACAGAACACTCAATTTGCTTGATTCCAGGAAGATTTCTAGTCCATCCGAGTGCAATTACATGGTCTGGAAAGCTCAAGCAGGATTGGGGAACAGGATATTAACCATGACTTCAGCATTTCTCTATGCTTACCTTACAAATAGATTTTTGCTTGTTGAACATGAATCTGACGTGGTTGATCTCTTCTGCGAGCCATTTCCAAATGCATCATGGTTATTGCCTCTGGACTTTCCTTTGAAGAAAGAATTCACAAAATTGAATCAGGCATACCCACGTACTTACGGGAACACGCTAAAGAACAACATTATTAGTCCCTCAACTGACTTGCCACCATCATTTGTCTATCTTTTTCTAGCTTTCAGGAATGATCATTATGATAAGCTATTTTACTGTGAAGCGCACCAAGCTTTTCTTAAAAAAATCCCTTGGTTGATTCTGAAATCGGATGAATACTTCATTCCATCTTTCTTCCTGATCC CTTTCGAGCAAGAGCTAGACAAGATGTTCCCTGACAAAGAAACTGTTTTTCACCACTTGGGTAGGTATCTTTTCCACCCTTCAAATCAGGCATGGCGACTCATCACTAGCTTCTATCGCTCTAATTTAGCCAAGGCTGACGAAAGAATTAGTTTGCAAATACGCCTATTTGATACTGAAGCTACTTCATTCCAAATTGTGATGGATCAAATTTTAGCTTGTATTTTAAAGGAGAACCTGCTGCCAGAAGTAGATAAAGAAAGGTTCCTAGCATCCCCATCTAAGAACCAGACATCAAAAGCTTTACTAATAACGTCTCTTTATCCAGAATTCTATGTGAATATAAGGAACATGTACTGGACATTTCCAACCATTTCTGGAGAGGTAATTTGGGTTTATCAGCCAAGCCATGAGCAGCATAAAAAATTTGGGGATAATTTACGCAATTTGAAAGCTTGGGTTGAAATAAACCTCTTGAGT ATGAGTGATGTGTTGGTGACAAGCACTTGGTCAACCTTTGGCTATGTAGCTCAAGGGCTTGGAGGCTTGAAGCCATGGATTCTTTACAAGCCTGAGAACCGGACGACCCCTAATCCAGCTTTTTGTCAAGCCATGTCAATGGAACCTTGTTTCCATTTACCACCCACTGAGGGCAAATGA